In one Brevibacterium sp. CBA3109 genomic region, the following are encoded:
- the yidD gene encoding membrane protein insertion efficiency factor YidD has protein sequence MPFVWFIRAYRVTVSPLYGQVCRYYPSCSMYGLEAFEIHGILKGMVLTGWRILRCNPFSHGGVDHVPGSARQTRSVSIHDEEGR, from the coding sequence ATGCCGTTCGTGTGGTTCATCAGAGCCTATCGAGTCACGGTGTCCCCACTGTATGGACAGGTCTGTCGGTACTATCCCAGTTGCTCCATGTACGGCCTGGAGGCTTTCGAGATACACGGAATTCTCAAGGGAATGGTGTTAACTGGGTGGCGAATACTGCGATGCAATCCCTTTTCCCATGGTGGGGTGGACCACGTTCCCGGTTCAGCCCGCCAGACTCGCTCAGTTTCGATACATGACGAAGAGGGCCGCTGA